The Crocinitomicaceae bacterium genome includes a region encoding these proteins:
- a CDS encoding CYTH domain-containing protein, whose protein sequence is MPKEIEYKYLINLNKWKTVQPEKSIEIKQGYLSDDPDKTIRIRTADDKAWLTIKGRNKGAVREEFEHEIELGLAESLLEKFCDQLIEKTRHLVHSGKHRWEVDEFHGENQGLLVAEIELQHEDEVYTKPDWVEKNVTDDPRYYNSNLAKNPFKKWPD, encoded by the coding sequence ATGCCAAAAGAAATAGAATACAAGTACCTGATCAACTTGAACAAATGGAAAACGGTTCAACCTGAAAAATCAATTGAGATAAAGCAAGGTTACCTGAGTGATGATCCTGATAAAACTATTCGAATTCGCACCGCAGATGATAAAGCTTGGCTTACTATTAAGGGTAGAAACAAAGGTGCCGTGCGTGAAGAATTTGAACATGAAATTGAATTAGGTTTGGCTGAATCGTTGCTTGAAAAATTCTGTGACCAATTGATAGAAAAAACCAGACATCTTGTTCATAGCGGAAAACATCGTTGGGAAGTAGATGAATTTCATGGTGAGAATCAAGGTTTACTAGTTGCAGAAATTGAATTGCAACATGAAGATGAAGTGTACACAAAACCTGATTGGGTAGAAAAAAATGTTACGGATGATCCACGGTATTACAATTCAAATCTTGCAAAAAATCCATTTAAAAAGTGGCCTGATTAA
- a CDS encoding YncE family protein — translation MKRFLVLFIGIIALTFSCNKKDHCKGDTIEKIFVANEESGSVTVFDADNGEVLNTVDLTIKNEMYMAHNIQSNPDHEFVWVTAIPMHGHGDELLMKMNSRREKVVQTLSLGEEQHLAHVVTDESGEFVYVTANESGKVFQVDAEKMELKQSFDLGANSGPHGMRMMDGKLYVACMNSFELAIIDLASGTMEKINVGGIAVQTAVLPTLNAAFVSIYDLKEVVKYDITNGDTTRIPLPTDAQGPIQLYPSPDNKKIYVCDQGIVNGNPASNKLYVIDTDSNTVTSTITVGNGAHGVVTSNDGTKIFVTNLADNTVSVISAETLTVIQTINVGTAPNGITALLCSCED, via the coding sequence ATGAAAAGATTTCTTGTTTTATTTATCGGCATCATTGCACTCACGTTTTCATGCAATAAAAAAGACCATTGCAAAGGTGATACTATAGAAAAAATATTTGTTGCCAATGAAGAGTCCGGTTCGGTTACAGTGTTTGATGCAGATAACGGAGAAGTATTAAATACGGTAGATCTCACGATAAAAAATGAGATGTACATGGCACATAATATTCAATCAAATCCTGATCATGAATTTGTATGGGTCACGGCAATTCCCATGCACGGACACGGAGACGAATTATTGATGAAAATGAATAGCCGCAGAGAAAAAGTGGTCCAAACTTTAAGCTTGGGAGAAGAACAACACTTGGCACATGTTGTAACTGATGAAAGCGGAGAATTTGTCTATGTGACAGCTAACGAGAGCGGAAAAGTATTTCAGGTTGACGCTGAAAAAATGGAATTGAAACAAAGTTTTGATTTGGGTGCAAACAGCGGACCACACGGCATGCGAATGATGGATGGTAAACTTTATGTTGCCTGCATGAATTCATTTGAGCTGGCTATTATTGATCTGGCAAGTGGTACAATGGAGAAAATTAATGTGGGAGGCATTGCCGTTCAAACTGCTGTTCTTCCAACACTCAACGCCGCGTTTGTGAGTATTTATGATTTGAAAGAGGTGGTTAAATATGACATCACCAACGGAGATACTACACGCATTCCATTACCGACAGATGCGCAAGGCCCGATTCAACTTTATCCTTCGCCTGACAATAAAAAAATCTACGTGTGTGATCAAGGTATTGTAAATGGTAATCCTGCTTCCAATAAACTTTATGTAATTGACACAGATTCCAACACGGTAACCTCAACTATTACTGTAGGTAATGGCGCACATGGGGTAGTCACCAGTAATGACGGAACGAAAATTTTTGTTACTAATTTGGCCGATAATACGGTTTCTGTAATTTCTGCTGAAACATTGACCGTGATTCAAACTATCAACGTGGGTACTGCACCTAATGGTATCACTGCGTTGCTGTGTAGTTGTGAAGATTAA
- the fabD gene encoding ACP S-malonyltransferase — translation MRAYVFPGQGSQFVGMGKDLYENSVLAKELFEKANDVLGFRITDVMFNGTEEDLKQTKITQPAIFLHSVILAHALQDRFQPQMVAGHSVGELSALVANKTLRFEDGLRLVSIRAIAMQKACEAVPSTMAAIIGLEDEVIEKICSEIDGVVVPANYNSPSQLVISGAVDAVNAACAKLTEAGAKRAMLLQVGGAFHSPLMEPAKEELSKAIAEIQFSNPICPIYQNVSAKACIDPVEIKKDLAAQVTAPVKWTQIMNQMLADGCTSVTEVGPGKVLQGLFKKVDRQLPCESASI, via the coding sequence ATGAGAGCATACGTATTTCCAGGTCAGGGTTCACAGTTTGTAGGAATGGGAAAAGACCTTTATGAGAATTCTGTTTTAGCGAAAGAATTATTTGAAAAGGCAAACGATGTTTTAGGATTCAGAATTACCGATGTGATGTTTAATGGAACTGAAGAAGATTTGAAGCAAACAAAAATTACACAACCTGCTATATTTTTACATTCGGTTATTCTGGCGCATGCACTGCAAGATCGTTTTCAACCGCAAATGGTTGCAGGACATTCAGTAGGTGAATTGTCAGCTTTGGTTGCAAATAAAACTTTGCGTTTTGAAGATGGTTTACGTTTAGTGTCCATTCGCGCAATCGCCATGCAAAAAGCGTGTGAGGCAGTGCCTTCTACCATGGCAGCAATAATAGGATTGGAAGATGAAGTGATAGAAAAAATATGTTCAGAAATTGATGGGGTAGTGGTGCCTGCAAATTACAATTCACCAAGTCAGTTAGTTATTTCAGGCGCCGTTGATGCTGTGAATGCGGCATGCGCAAAACTAACTGAAGCCGGTGCTAAACGTGCAATGTTACTTCAGGTTGGTGGCGCTTTTCACTCGCCTCTCATGGAACCTGCAAAAGAAGAACTGTCAAAGGCTATTGCAGAGATCCAATTCTCAAATCCTATTTGTCCTATTTATCAAAACGTGAGTGCAAAAGCATGTATTGATCCTGTTGAAATAAAAAAGGATCTCGCTGCTCAGGTAACTGCGCCGGTGAAGTGGACACAAATAATGAATCAGATGCTCGCTGATGGTTGCACTTCTGTCACTGAAGTGGGGCCGGGTAAAGTGTTGCAAGGTCTCTTTAAAAAAGTGGATCGTCAATTGCCTTGTGAGAGTGCTTCAATTTAA
- a CDS encoding T9SS type A sorting domain-containing protein — MIYFLRKWNMKSSIQSFIFSIFFMWIALAENVVLSQAYPQFGDEKKVTIVGLTHDAMEPFLSADEQILFFNSLNSGGNTNLYYATRVNDTTFNYVGLVGNAFDPSPSHLDGVPSLDMNNRFFWVSLRDYPTIYENLLNSNYSGGSVSDIKHTYGDFNVYLPGWLIMDAAISYDGNFLYYVNAYFNSCAFGMPCEASLGVAEKVNDTTFNKLPNTDGIFSLINDANYIVYAPQLSVDGKEFYFTRIEDGTVNSEICVAVRNSPADTFSLPMVIYSNNGYVPEAATISNDKSKLYYHQKNSVGVFEIYLRYRTGTLEISQPTNQLTWNVFPNPAYDVVTINTSEINFSVKLLNTTGEELKSFTNEKNIPVADLAPGNYIVQITTEFSCDEKLITVVK, encoded by the coding sequence ATGATCTATTTCCTGCGTAAATGGAACATGAAGTCATCCATTCAATCATTTATTTTTAGCATTTTTTTCATGTGGATAGCACTGGCAGAAAATGTTGTTTTGTCGCAAGCTTATCCGCAGTTTGGTGATGAGAAAAAAGTGACTATCGTAGGCTTAACTCATGATGCAATGGAACCATTTCTATCGGCTGATGAGCAAATTTTATTTTTTAATTCACTGAATTCTGGTGGTAATACAAATCTCTATTATGCGACGCGTGTAAACGATACTACGTTTAATTATGTTGGATTGGTTGGCAATGCGTTTGATCCTTCTCCTTCTCATCTTGACGGAGTTCCATCCTTAGATATGAATAATCGTTTTTTCTGGGTTTCACTCAGGGATTATCCTACCATTTATGAAAATCTTCTCAACTCAAATTACAGTGGTGGATCAGTGTCTGACATTAAACATACGTATGGTGATTTTAATGTGTATCTGCCCGGCTGGTTGATTATGGATGCGGCTATTTCATACGATGGAAATTTTCTTTATTATGTCAACGCGTATTTTAATTCATGTGCTTTCGGTATGCCGTGTGAGGCTTCACTTGGTGTAGCTGAAAAAGTAAATGATACCACGTTTAACAAATTACCTAATACTGATGGAATTTTCTCACTCATCAATGATGCAAATTATATTGTTTATGCACCGCAATTAAGTGTTGATGGCAAAGAATTTTATTTTACTCGCATTGAAGACGGAACGGTTAATTCTGAAATTTGTGTTGCCGTAAGAAATTCACCTGCGGATACCTTTAGTTTGCCTATGGTAATTTATTCAAACAACGGTTACGTGCCTGAAGCTGCTACCATTTCAAATGACAAATCTAAATTGTATTATCATCAAAAAAATAGTGTGGGTGTTTTTGAAATTTATTTGCGATATCGCACCGGTACACTTGAAATTTCTCAACCAACAAATCAATTGACATGGAATGTGTTTCCTAATCCGGCGTATGACGTTGTTACGATAAATACATCTGAAATAAATTTTTCTGTCAAATTATTGAATACAACCGGTGAAGAATTAAAATCTTTCACAAATGAAAAAAATATTCCGGTGGCTGATCTCGCACCCGGAAATTATATCGTGCAAATCACTACAGAATTTTCTTGTGATGAAAAATTGATTACGGTGGTGAAATAG